The Bradyrhizobium sp. WBAH42 genome includes a window with the following:
- a CDS encoding DUF3768 domain-containing protein, whose protein sequence is MMNSVALLNDTFRRTFCGCKVMMTIGVAELPECVKAKALRQVADFSRFTQENDPRGEHDFGSFDLVGRRFFWKIDYYDEDMWYGSEDPSDPRRTTRVLTLMLPSED, encoded by the coding sequence ATGATGAATAGCGTCGCTCTCCTCAACGACACCTTCAGACGTACGTTCTGCGGCTGTAAGGTGATGATGACAATCGGGGTCGCAGAGCTACCCGAGTGCGTCAAGGCCAAGGCGCTTCGTCAGGTGGCGGATTTCTCCCGATTTACACAGGAGAACGACCCCCGCGGCGAGCACGACTTCGGGAGCTTCGACCTGGTCGGTCGGAGGTTCTTCTGGAAGATCGACTACTACGACGAGGATATGTGGTACGGCTCCGAAGATCCGAGTGATCCAAGGCGGACTACGCGTGTGCTCACGCTGATGCTCCCCAGCGAGGACTGA
- the rpoN gene encoding RNA polymerase factor sigma-54 → MALTQRLEFRQSQSLIMTPQLMQAIKLLQLSNLDLTTFVEEELERNPLLERANEHVAGAEAPTEIDQVSGEQLAEAAARNAQDAAPTTYTEWGGGASGDEDYNLEAFVAAETTLSDHLAEQLSVAFTAPAQRMIGQYLIDLVDEAGYLPPDLGQAAERLGASQAEVENVLAVLQKFDPPGVCARSLSECLAIQLRELDRYDPAMQALVEHLDLLAKRDIAALRKICGVDDEDIADMIGEIRRLNPKPGMKFGSARLQTMVPDVYVRPGPDGGWHVELNSDTLPRVLVNQTYYSELSKKVGKDGDKSYFTDALQNATWLVRALDQRARTILKVATEIVRQQDGFFTHGVAHLRPLNLKAVADAIQMHESTVSRVTANKYMATNRGTFELKYFFTASIASADGGEAHSAEAVRHHIKQLIDSEEPSAILSDDTIVERLRASGIDIARRTVAKYREAMRIPSSVQRRRDKQWSTINNRASAGTGLQEETPSRRFGLHKLRFGFL, encoded by the coding sequence ATGGCGCTCACGCAGAGATTAGAGTTCCGGCAGTCGCAGTCCCTCATCATGACGCCGCAGTTGATGCAGGCGATCAAGCTGCTGCAATTGTCCAATCTCGATCTCACGACCTTCGTGGAAGAGGAGCTCGAGCGAAACCCGCTGCTCGAGCGAGCCAATGAGCATGTAGCTGGCGCCGAGGCCCCGACCGAAATCGATCAGGTCAGCGGCGAACAGCTGGCCGAGGCGGCGGCGCGCAACGCCCAGGATGCCGCGCCGACCACCTATACCGAATGGGGCGGCGGCGCCTCCGGTGACGAAGACTACAATCTCGAAGCTTTTGTCGCGGCCGAGACAACGTTGTCGGACCATCTCGCCGAGCAGCTCTCGGTGGCCTTCACGGCGCCCGCGCAGCGCATGATCGGCCAGTACCTGATCGACCTCGTCGACGAGGCCGGCTATCTGCCGCCCGATCTCGGCCAGGCCGCCGAGCGTCTGGGCGCGTCGCAGGCCGAGGTCGAAAACGTCCTCGCCGTGCTGCAAAAATTCGATCCGCCCGGCGTCTGCGCGCGCTCTCTGAGCGAGTGCTTGGCGATCCAGCTGCGCGAGCTCGACCGCTACGACCCCGCGATGCAGGCGCTGGTCGAGCATCTCGATCTGCTCGCCAAGCGCGACATCGCGGCTCTGCGCAAGATCTGCGGCGTCGACGATGAGGACATCGCCGACATGATCGGCGAGATCCGCCGCCTCAATCCCAAGCCGGGCATGAAGTTCGGCTCGGCGCGCCTGCAGACCATGGTGCCCGATGTCTATGTCCGTCCGGGTCCCGACGGCGGCTGGCATGTCGAGCTCAACAGCGACACCTTGCCGCGCGTGCTGGTCAACCAGACCTATTATTCCGAGCTGTCGAAGAAGGTCGGCAAGGACGGCGACAAGTCCTACTTCACCGATGCGCTGCAGAACGCGACCTGGCTCGTGCGCGCGCTCGACCAGCGCGCTCGCACCATCCTGAAAGTGGCGACCGAGATCGTGCGCCAGCAGGACGGGTTCTTCACCCATGGCGTCGCGCATTTGCGGCCGCTCAATCTGAAGGCCGTCGCCGACGCCATCCAGATGCATGAATCCACGGTGTCGCGCGTCACCGCCAACAAATACATGGCGACCAACCGCGGCACGTTCGAGCTGAAATATTTCTTCACGGCCTCGATCGCCTCGGCCGACGGCGGCGAAGCGCATTCGGCGGAAGCGGTGCGTCACCATATCAAGCAGCTGATCGATTCGGAGGAGCCCTCCGCGATCCTGTCGGACGACACCATCGTGGAACGCTTGCGCGCCTCGGGCATTGATATTGCCCGCCGCACGGTCGCGAAGTACCGCGAAGCCATGCGCATACCCTCCTCGGTGCAACGCCGCCGCGACAAGCAGTGGTCAACGATCAACAATCGAGCATCGGCAGGAACTGGCCTCCAGGAAGAAACTCCCAGCCGTCGATTTGGACTCCACAAGCTACGCTTTGGATTTCTCTGA
- a CDS encoding LuxR family transcriptional regulator: protein MDDQSHGAMPLSSIRRESRGPDLFSFVECATQTRSIKALFDLLVNCASNEGFNKVAYGALTCSNERRLLDYLPPPPTINFPSDWCQRYAEQEYGAIDPVVRRTAMLPRPFLWDELTCRYELQPRELRVLREAREAGLKHGISVPLFGSQGRLAFVSFASPFDDADPRDRMAHLTTLASAFHNAVAQITQPLDEDCETDIPLTEREIECLYWVAEGKSAWVIGRIVKVSENTVNFHMKNVVRKLGAANRTNAVHKATRRRLI, encoded by the coding sequence ATGGATGACCAATCGCACGGCGCAATGCCACTCTCCTCAATCAGACGGGAAAGCCGCGGGCCAGACCTATTCAGCTTCGTCGAATGTGCTACACAGACCAGATCAATCAAAGCGCTGTTCGATCTTCTTGTGAATTGCGCGAGCAATGAAGGCTTTAATAAAGTCGCGTACGGAGCACTCACCTGCTCGAATGAGCGTCGTCTGCTGGACTATCTGCCGCCGCCGCCAACTATAAACTTCCCGTCTGATTGGTGCCAACGCTATGCTGAGCAAGAGTATGGAGCGATCGACCCGGTAGTCCGGCGGACAGCAATGCTGCCAAGGCCCTTTCTTTGGGATGAACTAACCTGTCGATATGAACTGCAGCCCCGTGAGCTGCGCGTCTTACGCGAGGCCAGAGAAGCAGGTCTTAAGCATGGCATAAGCGTGCCATTGTTTGGATCGCAAGGCCGATTGGCTTTCGTTTCGTTTGCCTCTCCCTTCGACGATGCCGATCCACGGGATCGCATGGCTCATCTCACGACATTGGCGTCGGCATTTCACAACGCTGTCGCGCAGATTACACAGCCGCTTGATGAAGATTGCGAGACAGACATTCCGCTAACAGAGCGAGAAATAGAGTGCCTATACTGGGTCGCAGAAGGAAAGTCAGCCTGGGTAATCGGGAGAATTGTGAAGGTCAGCGAGAATACCGTCAACTTTCACATGAAGAACGTCGTCAGAAAGCTAGGGGCGGCGAACCGGACAAATGCTGTACACAAAGCAACCCGACGCCGCCTGATTTAA
- a CDS encoding J domain-containing protein, translating to MLIDASRIFDSIRINKKEARERQTAALCEWPGCQNKATHPAPKGRDNAREYWHFCIDHVREYNESYNFFSGMDAEAVARYQNEALTGHRPTWKMGENISTRKMAASAADFEDDWHAFCTQLELSGRAGARPRAVAKPEAHKILNAERKALQVMGLNANATLGDIKAKYKAMVKQHHPDANGGDRSTEDRLVEIIKAYHYLKNVVRES from the coding sequence ATGCTGATCGACGCCTCCAGAATCTTCGATTCCATTCGCATCAACAAGAAGGAAGCGCGGGAGCGCCAGACCGCGGCGCTATGTGAATGGCCTGGTTGCCAGAACAAGGCTACTCATCCCGCGCCCAAGGGCCGCGACAACGCGCGCGAATACTGGCACTTCTGCATCGACCATGTTCGCGAATACAATGAGTCCTACAATTTCTTCTCGGGAATGGACGCGGAAGCGGTCGCGCGCTACCAGAACGAGGCGCTCACCGGCCATCGCCCGACCTGGAAGATGGGCGAGAACATCAGCACCCGCAAAATGGCCGCCAGCGCGGCCGATTTCGAGGATGACTGGCATGCCTTCTGCACGCAACTCGAGCTGAGCGGACGCGCCGGTGCCCGCCCCCGCGCGGTGGCCAAGCCTGAGGCGCACAAGATTTTAAATGCCGAGCGGAAAGCGTTGCAGGTGATGGGCCTGAATGCCAATGCGACGCTCGGCGATATCAAGGCGAAGTACAAGGCGATGGTTAAGCAGCACCATCCCGATGCCAATGGCGGCGACCGCTCTACGGAGGATCGCCTGGTCGAGATCATCAAGGCCTACCATTATCTGAAGAACGTGGTGCGCGAGAGCTAG